TACAATCCTACCGAAGCATTCCCCGTAAATCCACCAATATCCATCCCTGTAAATGCAACACCACTAAGACCCAGGCTATTCATGATGCGCACACCCGCCAGCATATGGTCATCCTCCGCCCTGTTATCCCCGGTCCAGATGGCAGAATAACGTTGCAAACCCGCATAACCAGCCCTTGTGAGTATAAATGGCCGCTTGTGCATCGCCGCCCTCGCCCCCTCATAACTCGCCCTTACCATCTCCAGAGCATATACGTTATGCACCTGCCGATGCGTTGTTCCATGTCCGTCAAAATCAAACAACACATTATCCGGCATCTTCTGCCCCCAAGTCGCAATCTCATTCATATCATTCCAAAAACCGGCTACCCCCACATCTACATATGACCTCAATTGCCGCTTCCACCATTCACGCCCCTGCTCATTTGTAAAATCAGGAAAGTGACACCAACCCGGCCATACCTGCCCGGTATACAATTGCCCATCTACATATTTGATGAACACATTATCCTGCACACCACTCTCATATGCCGCATATCCCTTCTCTACCTTTATTCCCGGATCATTGATAACTGTCAGCTCAAAACCCTGCTGCTTCAGTTTACTCACCAACCCCGCCGGGTCAGGAAACCGATCCTTATCCCAGGTGAACAATTTATACGCATCCATATAATGGATATCCAGCGTAATCCCGTCAGCAGGTATTTTCTTCTCCCTCAATGTCTGCGCAATACGCAACACCTCCTGATCAGGATAATAACTATACCTGTTTTGCTGATATCCCAGGCTCCACAATGGCGGCATATGCATCCTCCCGGTCAATCCTGTATAAGCCTGAATTATACCCGCTACCGAAGGGGCATGTATAAAGTAATAATTCATCTCACCACCTCTCGCCGCAAACGATGAAAACCGGTTATTGCTCGCACCAAAATTGAAATCAGACTGGTAAGTATTATCCAGAAAAATTCCATATTCCAGTCCATGATGAATCCCTATGTAGAAAGGAATCGTACTATACAATGGATCCTGATCCGTCCTGTATCCAAATACATCCGAGTTCCAGTTTGTATACGCGTTACCTGTTCTGTCCAGTGGTCCGTTCTTTTCTCCCAGTCCAATGAAGCGTTCTTCCGGCTGCATTTTCCTGTAAGCCGTCACGGTATTATCCACCCATGATGTCGTCAATCCGTTTTCTTCTTCGTTGATGGGCTTTCCATCCGGGGTATAAAAAGAAATGGAGAAAGGCCGCTTACTAATGCGTGCTTGTATAAGCCTGGTTGTTATGGAAATCTGTTCGCCGACTTCCCTAATCACCGCTGCAACAGAAGATGGCCTGGCCACCACCGCATAAGAAAAATCATCTCCCAGCGGCTGTCTGTCCATTCTTACCCTGATCACGCTATCATTGTATACGCTTATCTGTACATAAGCATGTGTGGTAGTAAAGCTCACCTGATCTTTGCCAATACGCACCTGTTTTACATCGCCTGCATTCACAACACCATGCTGGGCAAAAAGCGCCCTGTTGCCTGATAGCGCCATCAACACTACCATAGCAATCCAAACTAATCTGTTCATATGATGACTTTAACAACATCAGCTAACGGCTACAGTACCGTCAGCTGATGTTTGTGATTAATAACCTGCGTTTTGAACCAGGTTCTTATTAACCGAGAGGTCGCTGGTGGGAATTGGGAATAATAAATATTTAGGATTATCGGCGGGTTTCAACTGCCATGTATCGAGGAACTTGCCAAAGCGGATCAGATCCTGCCTGCGCCAGCCTTCCCAGTACATTTCACGGCCTCTTTCATCGATCAGGTTATCAAGGGTCAGCGATGCAAATACGGTCGCACCACGTTTTACACGCAGTTCATTTACGATTACCAATGCACCTGCTGCATCTCCTGTACGCAGCATCGCTTCTGCCTTCATCAGCAATACATCTGCATAACGCAGAAATACATAATCATTACTTGCATTGTTTGTATTCCTGGATTCATCAGATGTCAGGTCCGGCGGGTATTTCACTACACGTATACCGCTTACTTCGAGTGTAGCAGGATCTGTTTCCTGCAATTTCACCTCTTTTGTAAAAATGAGCGGATGCCCCTTTCTATCCTGTAATACTTTACCACCAGCACCATATTGTTGCCCTATCAGAAAACCTACTTTCAGACCTGTTACATCCGTTACGCCAGGATAATCACCACCCCTGCGGGTGTCGCTCACTTCAAACTTATCATAGAAATCAGAGATCGTTGTGAAACCATTCCATCCGCTTGGATCCTGGTTATAGTGCAGGGTAGGAGCCCAGTGGCAGTAAGCGTTGTTACCACCACGGGAGCTGGCAGTGCTAATACCAGGACCATTGCGCTGGGTGAAGATATTTTCAGTACCTATCACATCATTGTTATAGGCAAAATTGGCAAAGAAATTATTTGTCAGGTGGTACTTTCCGGAGGCAATGATCTGATCGGCCAATGCTATCACCTTTTGCATGTCAGCGGCGTCGAAGGTGGGCGCTTGCCTGTTCAGGAATGCACCTCTGTTCAGATACGTTTTCATGAGCAGTGCCCTGGCGCCATTTTTATTTGCCTGATATGCTTTTGCACTATCTGACAATATGGGAATAATGGCTTCCAGTTCGCCGATAATATAATCAGCCGCTTCATTTGCTTTCAATACTTTAGGCACATTCAGCAAGGTATCTCCCGGGTTACGGAAAGGTACCTGCCCCCAGCCATCAAGGGTGGCAAACATTGAGAATGCACGTATAAAACGGGCTTCTGCTGCCTGACTTTCACTGGGATGGAAATTAAGTACGTTCGTGGCCAGGAACTGTAACTGGAGAATTGCCGTAAACGAATTACCAACAAAGGTATGGTCAGAATTCCAGTTATGCAGTTTCAGTGCACGCCATACACCGTTATCGTCCCAGTCGCCACCACGGGTAGGCGCAACCGCCTCGTCAGATGTCATTTCACATAATGCCCAATAGTTGGATTGGTCCTGAAAAGGCAGTTGAAGCCCGTCATAAGCTGTCACCAACAGTGAAGCCACTTTGATTACGGAATCTGCCTGGGTCTTGGTGATAGTGGAACCTAGTTTCTCATCGAGTTTCGTACAGGACGCCATTCCACCTATTACCAGTACTAATATGATATATGCTATTTTGGATCGCATGTCAGTAATTTTTGATCAGTGATTTATAAGGAGAAATTGATACCAGCGAGGATGCTCCTTGCTGTTGGATAAGGTGAGTATTCAATACCCATAGATGTAACCCCATTGATGTTTTTATCGGTGTTTACTTCAGGATCAAATCCGGTATATTTGGTAATGATAAAGAGGTTCTGACCTGTCAGGTAAATAGATGCTCCTTTTACCACCTTTCCGATATTTCCGATCTTATAACTGAGTGTGATGTTGTCCATCTTCATGAAATTACCTTTCTCCAGGTAACGGCTGGATACTGTAATCGGGTTGGACAAAGCCTCTTTAGACCCCACCAGTTTGGCCGCAATGTTCCTGGACCCCAGGTTGCCGATAGGCAATACTGTATTGGCAGTATTATTATAAATATCAAAGCCAAAGGCACCGTGCATATTCACACCCAGTGTCCAGCTTTTGTAATTAACAGAGGTAATGATCCCCATCATGGTCTTAGGATTGGGTTGCCCCAGAAAGTACATGCTGTTACCATTATCCTTGTATATGCCCTGACCATTGTCGTCAAAGCCCTCAAACTGCCGTACATAAAAAGAGTTCAAAGGCATGTTGTTCACGAGGCGCTGCGCGTAAGCATTAGATGCACCCTGCCCACTGATAGAACCTGTGAGCACCGGAGGGCCATCGTAGTTTTTCAGTTCATTGCGCAGGAAAGTCGCGTTCACACCCAGATCCCAGGTGAAATCTTTGGTAGCCACCACATCGCCACGCAGAACGATTTCAAACCCTTTATTGATCACATTTGCTGGCAGGTTTATCCAGTAATTGGATGCAGGTGCCGGCTGAATAGCAGGGAAATTGAAGAGCAGGTTCGTTGTATTCTTATTAAAATAATCCACGCTACCATACAATCTGCCATTAAAGAAAGCATAGTCAATACCTGCATTCAGCTGTTTGGAACTTTCCCATTTCAGATTAGGATTTGCCACGTTGCTCAGACTTGCCCCTCCGTTGGAATTGAGCGTATATTGTTCCTGTGCAGCGCCGGCAGGGAATTCCTGGTTACCGGTAATACCCCAGCCTACACGTAATGAAAGTTGAGAAACGGTCTTATTATCTTTCAGGAAAGCTTCGTTGGCGATGTTCCATTTTGCAGCGAAAGATGGGAAGTAACCATATTTATTGTTTTCCCCGAACTTGCTGGAACCATCTGCTCTCAGGGTAGCTGTCAACAGGTATTTATCGAAAAAGTTCAGGTTAGCCCTGCCGAAAAAGGATTGCAGTTCTGACTTCGGATTTCTGAAAGAAGAAATAAATGTATTGGTTTGAATTGGGTTTTGTAGGATATCTACATACTTCAGCGCGTCCGTTGAGAAACCCAGGCCCCCCATGCTACGCCCTTTATAATTAAACTGCTGGCTTTCATAACCAACTACAGCACTGAGGAACATGGCTTTGGTCACCTGCTTATTATAATTCAGTGTGTGGGTGAACAACTGAGAAGTAAGGGTATTCACCCCATAATAAGCCTGCCCGTTGTCCATCACATTTGGGATATTAATAAAAGAGGCGATCTGTGTTTCTCTTTCACCCACCTGGTGATTGATACTATAAACAAAACGATACTCCAGATCATCAGTGATTTTGATATAAGGAGAGATGTTCGCCAGGATACTATTGACATTTACATCATCATCATATGCCGCGGACATCGCTTCCGGATTAATAGCAGATCCCTTTCCTAATATATTGAAAGAACCATCTGCTTTACGGAGTGCAAGCGTAGGATTCCATTGCAAGGCCTGACCAATGAGGCTGCCTGTAAAACCAGCGTCGTTGGTAATAGGTGCAATCTGTTCTGTAGTATGTGCCGCCTGAACAGAGTAGTCAACCCCTATCCTTTGGTTGTCCAGGAGTTTGAACTGACCATTTAAGTTAGCTGTATACTTTCTCAAACCGGTTTTCTTTACAATACCCTGCTGATCGAGCATACCAAAGGAAGCACGGTATACACCATTGTCATTTCCACCGCTGAGGCCCACATTTACATTGTGTGTGATACCTGTACGCAGAATGCTGTTCATAGGATCTACGCTACTACCTTCATCGCCGGCAGTAAGGTTATATTGTTTCAGGGCTGATCTGTAACCCGCGGCATCCAGTACATCCAGCTTTTTCAGGATACTGCTGGCACCGGCAGAATAGTTGAGATCCAGTTTGGGAGGTCCGGATTGGCCTTTTTTAGTAGTAATAATTACTACGCCATTGGCACCTCTGGCACCATAGATGGCGGTGGCAGATGCATCTTTCAATACATCCATAGACTGGATATCGAAGCTATTGATGAAATTCAGCGGATTGGCATCGGGCGTCTGACCCAGGCCATTTGCATTCACAGAGGGTTTTGCTGTACGGCCATCCAATGGCATCCCATCTACTACATATAAAGGTTGGTTACCTGTTCTTACAGAAGAGTTACCACGAATTCTTACAGTAGTAGCACCACCAGGAGCACCACTGTTATTCATGACCATGAGCCCTGCTACCTTTCCCAGGATCAACTGATCAGGGGCGGTAACAATCCCCTTGTTAAAATCGGCCGACTTGATCGAGACAACGGAACCTGTCAGGTCTTTTTTTCGGGTGGTACCATAACCTACTACGACCACATCAGTGAGGGTAGTGCTGGAAGGAACGAGTGAAATAGAAAACTGAGATTTCCCGGCGATAGCAACTTCCTGTTGATTATAGCCGATGAAAGAAATAACGAGGGTCGTGCCATTGGGGGGAACACTCAATTTAAAAGTACCATCTGCAATGGCAGTAGTACCAGTGCTCGTACCTTTTACCTGAATGGTAGCACCTGGAACCGGGCTGCCATTTTCGTCAGTTATTTTACCGGTGACGGGCCGGTTCTGGGCGCTGGCTATACCTGCTATTAGCAGCAACGACAAGCATATCAGCCGCACCTTACAAAACAGGAGAGTGGTCATAGATCAGTTTTTATTGGTTTGTGGAATATTGATGCCGTATGGAAATAATGAATGGAGGATACGGTCAGGCATGCTGACGTACTTAAGTCCATTGGGAAAAAAGAGAAAGAATAGTTTCAGTCTGTTAGTTAGCAGACTGACATCACGACTGTTTCTTTCATAAACTGGAATTCAAAAAATGCTGCGCGTCCGGGTCACTACAGGTTACAAAAACTACAACACAGGATTTGGTTGATAATTCAAAATAGAACTGATTAAAGAGGTGGGCAATTTATATGGCCCCTATATAGAAAATAAAGATTAAAATAGGTTTCATTTCATAACGAATAAGTTAAAAGTCAGATACTTACAAACGAATTATGAAATTATATATATAATGGTTATTATAGTGCTTTTATATCCATTAGCCGCTCTTCGAACTCCTCTTTTGGGATGATTGCCTTGTTCTTGATCTTGGTTTTGTAGGTGTAAATTGTATTAACAGAGTACTCCAGGATCTGGGCAATTTTTACGTTATCATTAATTCCGATCCTTATCAAAGCAAAAATACGAAGATCTGTATTGAGCAATTCATCTTCTTTTAGTTTTATCTGATCTTCCTCTTTAAAAAAGGAATTAAAAACAGTAACAAAGTTGGGGAAGATACGCAGGAAGATCCGGTCAAAATTCCTGAACAACTGTTCCCTTTCATCTTTCAGGTCTATATTATTAACAAGGTATTTGACCTCGCTATATTTATTATCTGATAATTTCTGGTCGGCCAGTTTCTTGAATTTCTTGATCTTGTCCAGGTAAGCAGAATTAATCTGGAAGCAATAACCGATATATTCTTCTTTGATTTTATTCGCTTCCATCAGTTTCTCGTTAATTTCCTGTTGAATGGCGTGCGCCGCTGTGATCGTTTGCTGGGCAGATTGTAACTTTTTATACTGCTTAAGGATAATAATAGCCAGCCATACCAAAGCCAGCAGGAGGAGGGTAACAATGGTAGCATATACGAACAGCATTTTTTTCTGTCCTTCTACCGTATTGATCTTCTCGCCTTCGATAATGGGGAGGATGGCACTTAACTGTACTTTTCTAAGTCGCGCACCATAAAACGAGGCATCGGCGACGGCATATTCTATGTACCGCGAGGCATTCTTTACATCCTGCTCTTTAAAAAGGAGGCTTGCCAGGATGAACATAGCAGTCGTTTCTTTCGTGCTGGATTGAATATCGGCCATCGCTGCGATGGTCATCATAATGATCGCACTATCTTTTTTGCCGGTACGAATAAAGATGTTTCCGAGTGAAGAAGTAGCAATCGCCGTTTGATGTACTGTAAGGTCTTTATGTGCTACGGCCAGGCGATAATAATAAGCTGCACTATCCAGGTTTCCTGCTTTCTGGTACAGCAAGCCATAATTATAGTCATAGCTGAAGCTATGAGGTTTAAAAAGTACCAGTGCTGAATCTATACAGGCACCTCCCAACCGTGTATATTCCGGTGCAAAATATTGGTCGCTGCTATAATCGGAAAGGTCATAGTAATACCGGCTCTTCAATGCATAATATTCAGCCCTGGCGCTATCCGGCAATTTGTGTACATCAATCACGGCCAGGTAATCACCAGTTTCCCTAAACATCCCTGAAGACAACAGCACAAACCCCAGTTTAACACCGGCATAATTAATACGGGCAGAATCCCTCATTTTCTCCGCCAGCGATTTTAGTTCCTGGGCATAGGCAAATGCAGAATCAAATTTGAAAACCTTGAATTGCTCGTATAGTTGCTGGCAGATCTCGAATTGTTCCCGTAGGGAGAGGGAATGTGTGCTGACCAGCTCAGCCCTCAGTAAATTGATCTGCCTGAGTTTATTTTCATCATACATGGAAGCCTGTTCAATAGTATGGTTCAACCGTTCCAGCAGGCTGTCATTTTGGGGAAAGGCATGGAGCAGCCCATAATGCATGAGCAAAAACAGCGAGATGATCTTACACTTCATTCGTTCAATTTTGTGGAATTGGGTGGAGTATGGTACTCCTAAGCACTACAATTATCTACGAAGCTGCGCCGGCCTCCTTATCTTCCTCATCGTAACCGGTTATTCCGTTTTTAAACTTCCAATATATGCGCTTTCTGAGACCTTCGGGTGACAGCACCCTCATTCCATCTCCATATCCCAGTATTTCTCTTTCGAGTTCCAGATTCAGCTGAACCTTGATTTTGATGACAATGCCATCTGACCTCGTCTCAACAATTTCCTGGGAATGGTGCATGGGTTTAGTAGCAATATAAGGCGCATGTTCCTGGCTAACAAATAGTTTTACATTCTTTGCACTTTTTTCACTGGAAACAGTCACGCCGACTACGTCATGGTAAAACTCCACAGGGGAGATACGGCCATTTTCTACATACAGCGCTTCCTGGCAAAAGCAGATAGATTCAATTCTATCCAGGGCCAGGTTCTGAATTTGTGCATTCTTATTTTTTACACCTACCGCAAACCACCTGTTCTTAAATTCTTTCAGCCACCACACATGGAACTCAAAGGTGCTTTCTGACCTGGCCTTGAATGACTGGTAGGTAATAGTAACTGCCTTCTGCTGGATGATCGATTGATAAACGATTTCCAGGTGTTCCAGCCCCTTGAGGCGCTCGTTCTTTTCAAAATCGATGACAGACTCTGTATGGTTAGCGGCAGAGTAAACGTGGTCTTCCAGCTTTTGTACCACTTCATTCAGATTGGTGAAATGGGAGAAACCCTTAAACTGTTTCAGGATTTCAACCGCTTCATTCATCCTTCCCAGATCCTGTTCACTGAGTGGAATATTCGTGATACTATAGTCAGCTTCTTCATATGTATAATACTTCTTTTCGACTACAATGATCGGTGCATTATATCCCAGTTTGTCGCTACGCATGGTTTGAATATCCGCCTGAACAGAGCGCCGGCTGATACCTTTGTCAATACCTTCATAATCGTACAGCGCATCGGATACAGCGTTTATCAGGTCTTCCAGAGTCCACCTCCTGCGGCGGTTTCTCAAGCAGGCATCAATGGTTTTATATCGGATCAAAGCATTCTTATTCGCGGGCATCTACAGGATATTTTTTCAAAAAGTAGGGAAAATAATTAATTGCGCAAAAAAACTGCGCAGTGGGTAATGACTTTTGTATTGTCATCTTAACAATAACGACAACACGAACTTTTACGGCCTTTCATCCATTTGGGAACCACGGTTCAATTTTTGGTTTGTTAATTTTAGGAGTGGCTTTTTCAAGCCGCTCTAATTTTTCCTTCTCCCGAAAAAATTCATAATCAACAACTTACATCTCCAAAAAACAAAACCCCTGTTTTCAGGGATTCTCAGGGATCGCAATCCGCACTACTTTTACATCATGATCAGGTACGGCAGTATAGCACTAGTAATCTTGGCCCTGGCTATTGGAGGCTATGTTTTACTTGCCTACAAATTCGACACCATTATAGTATATGACAGGGAAGCAGCATACACCACTGTTGGCCGACATCTGTCTGTACAGCCTGAATTTATGATCAATGCCAACCAGGAAGTGCGGGTGAATATCAACTTCGAAGATGTACACGAATCCGCCTTGCTGAAAAACCTGGAAGTAAGTCTTACACCAGCGGGAGACACCACTAAAACCATTCCGCTACTTTCTGTCACCGTCAGCGATTGCAATCCTGGTAAAGGAGCGACTACATTCACTGACCTTTCAGAAAACTGTAAGCTGCTGCAGCCCGGGTACTCTACTCCAACCAAATCTTTCACATTCGCCTTTGACGCGAATACCGTTCGCCGAAATGCTTATCTCGTCAGGATACGAGGTGACATTAATACTGATGGCAGCAATGCTGTAACTCCTTTCGCAAAGGAGATCAGTATCGAGAAGGAAACAGTGCTACGGGAAAGAAGTTGGTTGTTTTAAATCGATACGATTCCTATGCCTAATAAAAACCCGATTTTGAGATTATTCCAATCTATCCTATGACAACTACGCAGGTATTCTCTACTTTTCCTTCAATATCTGAACGGCGACCTGACCTGCCAGGGCGCCGTTCAGCCTGGTGGGCTCTCCCTTTCCAGGCAGCATTACCTCCCCGCTGCGGAATGCAGCATCCACAAACGACTTTTCCGCTATAGTTAAAGCATAATCCCATCATTGATAGAATGTTGTTCTGATTGTAACCAGTAATTCATTCGTTTTTACCTCATCCGGCATTTCTGGCAGATCAGATTTTGTATAAAGCTCCTCTATATGATCCAGTTTCTCATCTACCATCGCTAAGAGATCATTGTATTCAAAACCACCACCTTTTATTTTCAGCAGGAAGTCTCTGTCCGGTCTTTCTACAATCACTTTCTTATGAACCGCAATCTCCTCCGCCATATTCAACAGGCGAAAAGTATGCATCATATTCTTTGCATCATAGTTTTTACCATGAGAGAGCGTATTCTGAAAACGGGCATCGTTCCTGTTGTCCACCCATTCCAGGTATTCCCTGTATTCGCGGCAGTAAACAGAGTAGCCATCTTTGTTGAACTGCATGACAGCAACGGGAGAGAGGCCGTTCGGAATACTACTTACCCGCACATCGTTGGCATCCTCACCTGATACAATTCCTTTCAGAGATCCACCCGCCTCGTGGTAAACAAGATACACATCTCTAAAATGCGGTACACTGGTCAAACCACAATCTTCCTGTAAGTACTGATACTTCTCTAACCATGTAGCCAATGGAATGCTCCCATTTTCGTCAATAACATAACAGAATTCGGGTACAGCCTTTCTTACTTTCTCTGCAGGACGGTTGATCATTTTATTCAGTCCTTTCGCCTTTTTGATCTGCGACGCAGCATAACCAGCGAATGTATCCTTGCATAATTTAGAAAGGAAATCTTCAGGCTTAATCATCTCCATAAGCGGATGGCGGTATAATACACAGCTTTCCGGAGTACCCAGTAGTTCCAGGATATTAGGATTATTCTTTTGCAATAATTCCAGGAACCTGCCTATTTCAAAATAAACTTCATCGTTGGTTGCATTATAGACCTGTGGAGTATAGGTAAAACCATACAGCTCCCGTTGAGGTAAAACATAAATCCCTTTCAGATCTGTGTCTGAAGTGGCGGTATGCAGTTGCTGGGAGCGACTGCCGCTAATGGCCTTTAACAACAGGTGTTGTGGCTCATTCATTAATTGCTCAAAAGTCATAGTTACGGATATATTTTCTGAACAGCACATCCAGTTCAACGGTATTATTCTTCAATGGCAACAGGGAGGCCGCTTTTTCATTACAATACTGAATTGTATCAGCTATCCATTGTTGTAGGGGCATGACGGGAGAGATCAATGTCTTCTCATCTGCTGCCTGTTTTTGTATGAGCAATGCATCAATAGTTGCCTGCCATGCAGCATCGCTGATCAGCGTTCTTAGTATATGAAATTCCATGGGAGGAACTGCTCCTTTTTCTACAATCCACTTTGCAGCGAGTAAGGGTCGCAATGCATAGAAGTACTTTTTGATCCTGACCGTTTCACCCTGTAAGTCATTCTCAAAAGTGTTTTTAGCCATTGAAATATAGTGATGACAACCTGCCCGCTGAGAGAAATATTTCTCTGACAAGTTGAGTAATTCAGCCTTGAGATCCTCGTTGGGAATATAGTGTATAGGTGATTGCACCCATTCATACAATGGCGCATTTGACTTCAAAAAAAGCTGCAATGCCTTACGTAAATCCCAACCACCAATGTCGAGAATTTCATTTACAGGCAACTCAATTACATCTTTTCTTTCTGCTATACCCAGGTAGTCATTTAATGGACGGATGTAAATGAACCGAACATCAAAGTC
This window of the Chitinophaga sancti genome carries:
- a CDS encoding nucleotidyltransferase domain-containing protein, with product MRTIIAEKLSMIEKSQGVKIIYACESGSRAWGFASPDSDFDVRFIYIRPLNDYLGIAERKDVIELPVNEILDIGGWDLRKALQLFLKSNAPLYEWVQSPIHYIPNEDLKAELLNLSEKYFSQRAGCHHYISMAKNTFENDLQGETVRIKKYFYALRPLLAAKWIVEKGAVPPMEFHILRTLISDAAWQATIDALLIQKQAADEKTLISPVMPLQQWIADTIQYCNEKAASLLPLKNNTVELDVLFRKYIRNYDF